One part of the Spirochaetota bacterium genome encodes these proteins:
- the rplS gene encoding 50S ribosomal protein L19: protein MSEDLKKTTDNTTTENVENVEVLEVTPIVEKKSINNKKIKNTLHDIELRLLEEQNNDEKFPKFGVGDTIRVSVRITEGTKERVQVYEGVVLCFKHGMNRKTFMVRRVSAGISVERVFSFHSPYLAHIEIVRRAKVRRAKLYFLRGLFGKAARLKELALKKGENKKQIKI, encoded by the coding sequence ATGTCCGAAGATTTAAAAAAGACAACTGATAATACAACTACTGAAAATGTAGAAAATGTTGAAGTGTTAGAAGTAACTCCTATTGTTGAGAAAAAATCTATCAATAACAAAAAAATTAAAAACACATTACATGATATTGAATTAAGATTACTTGAAGAACAAAATAACGATGAAAAATTTCCAAAATTTGGAGTTGGTGATACTATTCGTGTTAGTGTTCGTATTACTGAAGGTACAAAAGAAAGAGTTCAAGTTTATGAAGGAGTTGTTCTTTGTTTTAAACATGGAATGAATCGTAAAACTTTCATGGTTCGTCGTGTTAGTGCTGGTATTTCAGTAGAAAGAGTCTTTTCTTTTCATTCACCATATCTTGCTCATATTGAAATTGTTCGTCGTGCAAAAGTTCGTCGTGCAAAATTATACTTCTTAAGAGGGCTCTTTGGTAAAGCAGCTCGTCTTAAAGAGTTAGCACTCAAAAAAGGTGAAAATAAAAAACAAATAAAAATATAA
- a CDS encoding ribonuclease HII: MQLSVSHDIEIVQNILGTVTSESYFVGTDEAGRGPLAGPLVVAGVLFEKNIVIPNIFDSKKISEKKRDLLAPKIKELALAYHIEVISLSQIKELNIYQASKWGMIKCFLEIQKKINTQVLLTDAIKIKFSELPNINIIPLIKGDQKSFHIAAASILAKTERDKIMLELHKEFPMYHWNKNKGYPTKLHRLALQEFGVSPYHREGFKLK; encoded by the coding sequence ATGCAATTATCTGTTTCACATGATATAGAGATCGTTCAAAATATTTTAGGGACTGTTACTAGTGAATCTTATTTCGTAGGAACAGATGAGGCTGGTAGAGGACCATTAGCAGGACCTCTTGTAGTTGCTGGGGTTTTATTTGAAAAAAACATTGTTATTCCCAACATTTTTGATTCTAAAAAAATATCTGAAAAAAAAAGAGATTTATTAGCTCCTAAGATAAAAGAACTTGCTCTAGCTTATCATATAGAAGTGATTTCTCTTTCACAAATAAAAGAATTGAATATTTATCAAGCATCAAAATGGGGTATGATAAAATGTTTTTTAGAAATTCAAAAAAAAATCAATACTCAAGTTCTTTTGACGGATGCTATAAAGATAAAATTTTCAGAATTACCTAATATAAATATAATACCTTTAATTAAAGGGGATCAAAAAAGTTTTCATATTGCAGCAGCCTCTATTTTGGCAAAAACAGAGCGTGATAAAATCATGTTAGAGTTACATAAAGAATTTCCAATGTATCATTGGAATAAAAATAAAGGCTACCCCACCAAATTACATAGATTAGCTTTACAAGAATTTGGAGTAAGCCCTTATCATAGAGAAGGATTTAAACTTAAATAA
- a CDS encoding peroxiredoxin: MSLVNRPAPDFTAQAVEKGDIKDIRLSDYKGQPIFFFFYPLDFTFVCPTELHAFSDSIAEFEKRGVKVLACSVDSVMSHSAWLKTPRAKGGIEDVVYPIVADLTKSISRDYGVLIEEGVALRGSFFIDKDFIVRMEQVYDKPLGRSVEETLRVIDAWLFFEKNGEVCPANWKPGDETMKESVAGMEDFFGNI; encoded by the coding sequence ATGAGTTTAGTGAATAGACCTGCACCAGATTTTACAGCTCAAGCTGTTGAGAAAGGGGATATCAAAGATATCCGTTTATCGGATTATAAAGGACAGCCGATTTTCTTCTTCTTTTATCCTTTAGATTTTACATTTGTTTGTCCTACCGAATTACATGCTTTTAGTGATAGTATTGCTGAGTTTGAAAAGCGTGGTGTAAAAGTTCTTGCTTGTTCAGTAGATTCTGTAATGTCGCATTCTGCTTGGTTAAAAACACCAAGAGCAAAGGGTGGAATCGAAGATGTTGTCTATCCTATTGTAGCTGATTTAACGAAATCAATTTCACGAGATTATGGAGTATTAATAGAAGAAGGAGTTGCCTTAAGAGGATCTTTTTTCATTGATAAAGATTTTATTGTTCGTATGGAACAAGTATATGACAAACCTCTAGGGCGTTCTGTAGAAGAAACTTTACGAGTTATTGATGCATGGTTATTTTTTGAAAAAAATGGTGAAGTTTGTCCTGCAAATTGGAAACCAGGAGATGAAACTATGAAAGAAAGTGTTGCAGGTATGGAAGATTTCTTTGGAAATATATAA
- a CDS encoding FAD-dependent oxidoreductase: MDFQIDLASFSSSEHTVLENEIYDVLVIGGGPAALNAVLYAARKKLKVAAITDDIGGQIITSSSIENWIGDIDIKSSVLVNRFYDHVQQFDIPIKKNTKVTNITHEELIKHISCTDGKTYQAKSIIVATGKSPRPLGIPGEKEFVGRGVAYCTTCDGPIFENKKVVVVGGGNSGVEAAIDMLSYASEVVIVQNISELTSDAVLKEKVLNDSRVSVVYDSVCLRIEGTDAVDKLIVKNTKTNTEEIIKTDGIFVEIGLIPASNFVPDSIKNKIGEIEINADCSTKIQGIFAAGDVTTVPFKQVVIAAGEGAKAALAVYNYVITL, from the coding sequence ATGGATTTTCAAATAGATTTAGCGTCTTTTTCATCTTCAGAACATACCGTTTTAGAGAATGAAATTTATGATGTTTTAGTAATTGGCGGTGGTCCTGCAGCTTTGAATGCTGTGCTCTATGCAGCTCGTAAAAAATTAAAAGTTGCTGCGATTACAGATGATATTGGTGGTCAAATCATCACTAGCTCTTCTATCGAAAATTGGATAGGAGATATAGATATCAAAAGTTCTGTACTTGTTAATCGTTTTTATGATCATGTCCAACAGTTTGATATACCTATTAAAAAAAATACCAAAGTAACAAATATTACTCACGAAGAGCTTATCAAACACATCTCGTGTACTGATGGCAAAACATACCAAGCCAAATCCATTATAGTTGCTACAGGCAAATCTCCACGCCCTCTAGGTATTCCTGGTGAAAAAGAATTTGTTGGACGGGGGGTTGCTTATTGTACCACTTGTGATGGTCCTATTTTTGAGAATAAAAAAGTTGTAGTTGTTGGTGGTGGTAATAGTGGTGTCGAAGCTGCTATTGATATGCTTAGTTATGCTAGTGAAGTTGTTATTGTTCAAAATATTTCTGAATTAACTTCTGATGCTGTATTGAAAGAAAAAGTTCTTAATGATAGTAGAGTTAGTGTAGTTTATGATTCTGTTTGTCTGCGTATTGAAGGAACAGATGCTGTAGACAAATTAATTGTAAAAAATACTAAAACTAATACAGAAGAAATTATCAAAACAGACGGTATTTTTGTTGAAATAGGATTAATTCCTGCAAGTAATTTTGTACCAGATTCTATTAAAAATAAGATTGGTGAAATCGAAATTAATGCAGACTGTTCTACCAAAATACAGGGAATATTTGCAGCGGGAGATGTTACAACAGTACCTTTCAAACAAGTAGTGATTGCAGCTGGAGAAGGTGCAAAAGCAGCACTAGCTGTTTATAATTATGTCATAACTCTATAA
- the rimM gene encoding 16S rRNA processing protein RimM — MSATEMSNNLVEIGRILKPFGVKGELKVLFYIDELSDLKNVKEFYIKDRKCEVGFRELTFTSLKFTENPEYAKVIFTEITDRTIAESWRLVPIFMKKEYLISPDDGEYFITDLIDLEAWYQDQKIGSIFNIFEVAGQELFVIKQQDTKQDLAIPFTERYVSSIKIEDKKVFFDNLDELL, encoded by the coding sequence ATGTCTGCAACTGAAATGTCTAATAATCTTGTTGAAATAGGTAGAATTTTAAAACCTTTTGGTGTGAAAGGTGAATTAAAAGTTTTATTTTATATCGATGAGTTATCCGATTTAAAAAATGTGAAAGAATTCTATATTAAAGATAGGAAATGTGAAGTTGGATTTAGAGAGTTAACTTTTACTTCTCTAAAATTCACAGAAAATCCAGAGTATGCGAAAGTTATATTTACAGAAATTACTGATCGTACTATTGCTGAAAGTTGGCGTTTAGTTCCTATCTTTATGAAAAAAGAATATTTGATATCTCCAGATGATGGGGAATATTTTATAACAGATCTTATTGATTTGGAAGCTTGGTATCAAGATCAAAAAATTGGTAGTATTTTCAATATTTTTGAAGTTGCAGGACAAGAGCTTTTTGTTATTAAACAACAAGATACAAAACAAGATTTGGCAATACCTTTCACAGAAAGATATGTATCTTCAATAAAAATTGAAGATAAAAAAGTATTTTTTGATAATTTAGATGAGTTACTATAG
- a CDS encoding metallophosphoesterase family protein, which yields MRILHTADIHLKKKEHLSIVESIIHVANKESVDLIIIAGDLFDAAANGRVLENALLPIWEQFYGDILIVPGNHDVAYLKDRTELAANVIVANEEPFSVAQIEDIYFVCVPYQSSVLLSDINIPQFPSSILITHGTYNARNENTYFPIASKDVCDIYNYVALGHYHTWFEKWERGTLVVNPGAPRQTRKSDKGARFVAIIDTETWKMERVILPVVYNEYSVVNLSVVDSSIDIEEKLLFATKELANNSYCEVVLSVQGSVSFSEYSLSELIARFKKILNKNGIDVTRIHWNLDKITQISPQMMYASFTRLLVDKITDISPHEIDELAPFLFERLQQENQNIL from the coding sequence ATGAGAATATTACATACGGCAGATATTCATCTAAAGAAAAAAGAACATCTTTCTATTGTAGAATCGATTATTCATGTTGCAAACAAAGAAAGTGTAGATTTGATTATTATTGCGGGAGATTTGTTTGATGCAGCTGCAAATGGTAGAGTTTTGGAAAACGCACTCTTACCAATTTGGGAGCAATTTTATGGTGATATTTTGATTGTGCCTGGTAATCATGATGTAGCGTATCTAAAAGATAGAACAGAACTCGCTGCTAATGTTATTGTAGCTAATGAGGAGCCTTTTTCTGTAGCCCAAATTGAAGATATTTATTTTGTTTGTGTTCCTTATCAAAGCAGTGTATTATTATCAGATATTAATATACCACAATTTCCCTCTTCTATATTAATTACTCATGGTACTTACAATGCTAGAAATGAAAATACTTATTTTCCTATAGCTTCTAAAGATGTTTGTGATATTTATAATTATGTAGCATTAGGCCATTATCATACTTGGTTTGAAAAATGGGAAAGAGGAACTTTAGTTGTCAATCCTGGAGCACCGCGTCAAACTCGTAAATCAGACAAAGGAGCTCGTTTTGTTGCTATTATTGATACAGAAACATGGAAAATGGAGCGAGTTATTTTGCCTGTGGTATATAATGAATATAGTGTGGTGAATTTATCTGTGGTAGATTCATCAATAGACATTGAAGAGAAATTATTATTTGCTACAAAAGAATTAGCGAATAATTCTTATTGTGAAGTAGTTTTGTCTGTACAAGGAAGTGTTTCTTTTTCTGAGTATTCATTGTCAGAATTAATAGCACGATTTAAAAAAATATTAAATAAAAACGGTATAGATGTTACTAGAATTCATTGGAATTTAGATAAAATAACTCAAATATCTCCACAAATGATGTATGCATCTTTTACTAGATTACTAGTAGATAAAATCACAGATATATCTCCCCATGAAATTGACGAATTAGCACCGTTTTTATTTGAGAGATTACAACAAGAAAATCAAAATATACTATAA
- the mutY gene encoding A/G-specific adenine glycosylase yields the protein MNKQTQLSLLKWFHTNKREMPWRENPTPYRVWISEIMLQQTTVATVREFYLRFIERFPTLEKLSKANEDEVLLLWAGLGYYSRAKNILKTAQLLQKEDQIPSEFEELKKLPGIGPYTAGAVSSIAFNKPVSLIDTNVDRVLGRFFTLDRQDKDFEQILRSKAQLLIETVPTEEFWAWNQAIMELGALVCTLKSAKCDDCPLKLPCGAYRSGEPWKFPGDKVKSKIELITEYALIIKKKDHYLISKITSGTRRRGLYDFPIVNTKIGEKIDRVSYRISNNKVERIFCLLDEADYKSSLDDVWVNKNNFLEKYALVSPCKKFFLKICK from the coding sequence ATGAATAAACAAACACAATTATCACTACTTAAATGGTTTCACACTAATAAAAGAGAGATGCCTTGGAGAGAAAATCCTACCCCTTATCGCGTGTGGATTTCTGAAATCATGTTACAGCAAACTACTGTAGCTACTGTTAGAGAATTTTATTTGCGTTTTATAGAGAGATTTCCTACTTTGGAAAAACTATCTAAGGCCAATGAAGATGAAGTATTATTACTATGGGCAGGTTTAGGGTATTATTCTAGAGCCAAAAATATTTTAAAAACAGCTCAATTATTACAAAAAGAAGATCAAATCCCTTCTGAATTTGAAGAATTAAAAAAACTTCCTGGAATAGGTCCTTACACGGCTGGGGCTGTTAGTTCTATTGCTTTTAACAAGCCTGTATCACTAATCGACACTAATGTTGACAGAGTGCTGGGTCGTTTTTTTACCTTAGATCGTCAAGATAAAGATTTTGAACAAATATTAAGATCAAAGGCTCAGTTGTTAATAGAAACAGTTCCTACAGAAGAATTTTGGGCTTGGAATCAAGCTATTATGGAGCTTGGAGCTTTGGTTTGTACGCTTAAATCTGCTAAATGCGATGATTGTCCTTTGAAACTTCCTTGTGGGGCTTATCGATCTGGAGAACCATGGAAATTTCCTGGGGATAAAGTTAAATCAAAAATTGAATTAATAACGGAATATGCTTTAATAATTAAAAAAAAAGACCATTATCTTATTTCAAAAATAACTTCAGGGACAAGACGAAGAGGATTATATGATTTTCCTATAGTGAATACAAAAATTGGAGAAAAAATAGATAGGGTAAGTTATAGAATATCTAATAATAAGGTAGAAAGAATATTTTGTTTATTGGACGAAGCTGATTACAAAAGCTCTTTAGATGATGTTTGGGTAAATAAAAATAATTTTTTAGAAAAATATGCACTAGTATCTCCTTGCAAGAAATTTTTCTTAAAAATTTGTAAATAA
- the trmD gene encoding tRNA (guanosine(37)-N1)-methyltransferase TrmD: MDKITVLSLFPQMITDALSYGIVKRATNLMTIISRDLRDWGLGDYKKVDDTSVAPGPGMLFRADVIANAITDVKKEDADAYIIHMSPRGIPLNSKKAKELSQKKHLVILASRYEGLDQRVIDNYVNEEISIGDYVLSGGELASLVLIDSVLRMTGNVLRMDAVEEESFQQGLLEYPHYTKPLKFENKEIPEYLRSGNHQLIQDNRFLEQLFVTWLRRPDLLRDYPLCNINVQNKNPLTKLKKQNILLQKRLNAFEKVIRENRDVRRFKKDN, from the coding sequence ATGGATAAAATAACAGTTTTATCACTTTTCCCTCAAATGATTACAGATGCTCTCTCCTATGGAATAGTCAAAAGAGCAACTAATCTGATGACTATTATATCAAGAGATCTTCGTGATTGGGGATTAGGTGATTATAAGAAAGTTGATGATACAAGTGTTGCTCCTGGTCCAGGAATGTTATTCCGAGCTGATGTAATTGCGAATGCAATTACAGATGTAAAAAAAGAAGATGCTGATGCTTATATTATTCATATGTCTCCTAGAGGGATACCTCTAAATAGTAAAAAAGCAAAAGAACTTTCTCAAAAAAAACATCTTGTTATTTTAGCTTCTCGCTATGAAGGTCTTGATCAACGAGTTATTGATAACTATGTGAATGAAGAAATTTCTATAGGTGATTATGTGCTAAGTGGAGGAGAATTAGCTAGTTTAGTTCTCATAGACTCTGTATTAAGAATGACAGGTAATGTGTTGAGAATGGATGCTGTTGAAGAGGAATCTTTTCAACAAGGTCTTTTAGAATATCCTCATTATACTAAACCTCTTAAATTTGAAAATAAAGAGATTCCTGAGTATTTACGGTCTGGGAATCATCAACTAATACAAGACAATCGTTTTTTAGAACAATTATTCGTAACATGGTTACGAAGACCTGATTTACTTAGAGATTATCCTTTATGTAATATCAATGTTCAAAATAAAAATCCGTTAACAAAACTAAAAAAACAAAATATACTTTTACAAAAAAGATTAAATGCTTTTGAAAAAGTAATACGGGAGAATAGAGATGTCCGAAGATTTAAAAAAGACAACTGA
- a CDS encoding thioredoxin family protein has product MPMFDEAQIKQLSGILEKMINPVKVIFFKGNNEKSKETETFVTEFVEFSSKISLITYDIESDKDKAKEWGAFDTPVIFVSREDESLKGVGFYGTPGGYEMNSFMMSLLEVSGKIEALSVEHKKIIDAITTPTYLYAYISLTCPQCPQAVMNIHRLAIENDNIKSYMIEGPAFKEYSEKYGVTAFPTIIIGENVKELIGENAKDLNQLVQLLA; this is encoded by the coding sequence ATGCCAATGTTTGATGAAGCACAAATAAAACAGTTATCTGGAATTTTAGAAAAAATGATTAATCCTGTTAAAGTTATTTTCTTTAAAGGGAATAATGAAAAAAGTAAAGAAACAGAAACTTTTGTAACAGAATTTGTAGAATTTTCTTCAAAAATATCTCTAATTACTTATGATATAGAATCAGACAAAGACAAAGCGAAAGAATGGGGTGCTTTTGACACCCCAGTAATATTTGTAAGTAGAGAAGATGAATCCTTGAAAGGGGTTGGATTTTATGGTACTCCTGGGGGCTATGAAATGAATTCTTTTATGATGTCTTTGTTAGAAGTTTCAGGTAAAATAGAAGCTCTTTCTGTGGAACATAAAAAAATTATTGATGCAATTACAACGCCTACTTATTTGTATGCTTATATTTCACTCACATGTCCTCAATGTCCACAGGCTGTAATGAATATCCACAGACTTGCGATAGAAAATGATAATATCAAATCTTATATGATTGAAGGGCCAGCCTTTAAAGAATATTCTGAAAAATATGGGGTAACAGCATTTCCTACTATTATTATTGGTGAAAATGTAAAAGAACTTATTGGTGAAAATGCAAAAGATTTAAATCAATTAGTTCAATTATTAGCTTAA
- a CDS encoding uracil-DNA glycosylase family protein — MHMDVEQHELEPFVFENMEILMLGSFPPKKEKWTMDFYYPNFQNDMWRIFGNIFFDNKEYFLNENHKNFNKEKICNFLKQYKLGVGDVAYEVIRLQDNAADKFLEVISYLDFDKIFSNSLKCQTIITTGKKSGEIIQQYFHILKLPNIGEQELFEWKGRKMQLYRVPSSSRAYPKSLNYKSNIYKSVFDSINNNPL; from the coding sequence ATACATATGGATGTAGAACAACATGAATTAGAACCTTTTGTATTTGAAAATATGGAAATTTTGATGTTAGGAAGTTTTCCACCAAAAAAAGAAAAATGGACAATGGATTTTTATTATCCTAACTTTCAAAATGATATGTGGCGTATTTTTGGCAATATTTTTTTTGATAATAAAGAATATTTTCTTAATGAAAATCATAAAAATTTTAATAAAGAAAAGATCTGTAATTTTCTAAAACAATACAAACTAGGAGTAGGTGATGTAGCTTATGAAGTAATACGCTTACAAGACAATGCAGCTGATAAATTTTTAGAAGTAATTTCTTATTTAGATTTTGATAAAATTTTCAGTAACTCTTTAAAATGTCAAACTATTATTACTACAGGAAAGAAATCTGGAGAAATAATACAGCAATATTTTCATATTCTTAAATTACCTAATATTGGAGAACAAGAATTATTTGAATGGAAAGGCAGAAAAATGCAGTTATATAGAGTACCATCTTCCTCTAGGGCATACCCCAAATCATTAAATTACAAATCGAATATATATAAAAGTGTATTTGATAGTATAAATAATAATCCTCTTTGA
- a CDS encoding HD domain-containing protein: protein MIRKSLIVKLFDGFTMQRWNDQLRPTELVEADRQAHSISLAYFLARSIEDEEEIDMQDLIEQYVFRYLERIIITDIKPPVFAKIKANDSQYKALRTFVKKTMLPYLDGLPREFINKFSHWCDHPYENTNTLTRQIIDIARADATLWEFDLLKLANPTGFGMDDLSNDMELLKNKHIELRRHLIAKLETKHIREENKTDLFANENYSSYSQLVKMFGQMRFQVRWAQLHREPHTSVLGHSFYVALLSYFFSLLSDACPKRIYNNFFTGIFHDLPEVFTRDVISPLKTNIPGLGSLLKKIEHEEMDRKFKMLIPEKLRAEMFYFIDEEFADLTIQNDEIVEHKNGIMAEYNKDKFNPRDGTIVRLADHLGAYIEADMALCNGATSSEFINAKERIRETYSEKQIAGLDLKSLFLDFK, encoded by the coding sequence ATGATACGCAAAAGTCTAATTGTAAAATTATTTGATGGATTTACAATGCAACGTTGGAATGATCAACTCCGACCGACAGAATTAGTAGAAGCAGATAGGCAGGCTCATTCTATTAGTTTGGCTTATTTTTTGGCTCGATCTATAGAAGATGAAGAAGAGATAGATATGCAAGATCTTATAGAACAATATGTATTTCGATATTTAGAAAGAATTATTATTACTGATATAAAACCGCCTGTATTTGCAAAAATAAAAGCTAATGATAGCCAATACAAAGCATTGAGAACTTTTGTAAAAAAAACAATGCTTCCTTATTTGGATGGATTACCAAGAGAATTTATTAACAAATTTTCTCATTGGTGTGATCATCCTTATGAAAATACTAATACTTTAACAAGGCAAATTATTGATATTGCTCGTGCTGATGCAACGCTTTGGGAATTTGATTTGTTAAAATTAGCAAATCCTACTGGTTTTGGTATGGATGATCTTTCTAATGATATGGAACTACTCAAAAACAAGCATATAGAACTGCGTCGGCATTTGATTGCAAAATTAGAAACAAAACATATTAGAGAAGAGAACAAAACAGATTTGTTTGCGAATGAAAATTATTCTTCTTATTCTCAATTAGTAAAAATGTTTGGACAAATGCGTTTCCAAGTGCGTTGGGCACAATTACATAGAGAGCCACATACTTCTGTACTAGGACATTCTTTTTATGTAGCACTGTTGAGTTATTTCTTTTCATTACTGTCGGATGCCTGTCCGAAACGCATTTATAATAATTTTTTTACAGGAATTTTTCATGATCTTCCTGAAGTGTTCACGAGAGATGTTATTTCGCCGTTGAAGACAAATATTCCAGGTTTGGGAAGCCTTCTAAAAAAAATTGAACATGAAGAAATGGATAGAAAATTCAAAATGCTTATTCCTGAGAAATTAAGAGCGGAAATGTTCTATTTTATTGATGAAGAATTTGCGGATCTAACTATTCAAAATGATGAAATTGTAGAACATAAAAATGGAATAATGGCAGAATATAATAAAGATAAATTCAATCCAAGAGATGGAACAATTGTTCGTTTAGCAGATCATTTAGGGGCTTATATAGAAGCTGATATGGCTCTTTGTAATGGGGCGACATCTTCTGAATTTATTAATGCAAAAGAAAGAATTAGAGAAACTTACAGTGAAAAACAAATAGCTGGATTAGATTTAAAATCATTGTTTTTAGATTTTAAATAA
- the rpsP gene encoding 30S ribosomal protein S16 produces MSTNIRLMRLGKKKAPYYRVVVAHSRNARDGAYIESLGTYRPVESSDQILINVTRFDEWIKMGAIPSQTVTQLVLKARAIV; encoded by the coding sequence GTGTCAACAAATATTCGTTTAATGCGTTTAGGTAAGAAGAAAGCCCCTTACTATCGTGTCGTCGTAGCACATTCTAGAAACGCTCGTGATGGAGCTTATATTGAGAGTTTAGGTACTTATAGACCTGTTGAAAGCTCAGATCAAATTCTGATTAATGTTACGCGTTTTGATGAATGGATAAAAATGGGTGCAATCCCATCACAAACAGTTACACAGCTTGTTTTAAAAGCTAGAGCTATTGTATAG
- a CDS encoding tetratricopeptide repeat protein, which produces MEFNKKTLEMMEDDDISLWGEYADKISQSDIEFAEQIYQKILTIDGEHTTALSSYANFLQEQGRYKETKLIYSRLLHLEKDNSNLNFRYGTFCVEIGEFESADRLFVRFLDQEMLASERLMDKANELAEQSKFRSAEWYYRFMMKQIPEDPFIYNNYALLLADLGRFDEAEEFFKKALLENEDLGSDVSVEFNYANLLFLLDRIEEAEWFYDKALVQDPNDLPVLNNYVLLLIRKGEFSKSESILKRILAINPADMVALQTYSNLLVRDGKFEEAIHNAQTLVNSYPDYAQAYFQLASVLAESDRLEAAVEMLQKSLSLDPNNIESITLLAVTFSDMDRYEESQAIFEQALVDNANDPMLRYHYAAMLFDWGKNDDAQLWISALIEQDPDHGEALSLLGSILKNQGKIYEARTLFEKSLEKDPLNPDIWLQAALFFHETRDYIESDKCFVEALKLSPKDSQIVIEKTKCETERFT; this is translated from the coding sequence ATGGAATTTAATAAAAAAACTTTAGAGATGATGGAGGATGATGATATCTCTCTATGGGGTGAATATGCTGACAAAATATCTCAATCTGATATTGAATTTGCAGAACAAATATACCAAAAAATTCTAACTATTGATGGGGAACATACTACTGCATTATCTAGTTATGCAAATTTTTTACAAGAACAAGGTCGTTACAAAGAAACAAAATTGATTTATAGCAGATTGTTACATTTGGAAAAAGATAATTCTAATTTGAATTTTAGATATGGTACTTTTTGTGTAGAAATTGGAGAATTTGAATCGGCTGATAGATTGTTTGTTAGATTTTTAGATCAAGAAATGTTAGCATCAGAAAGATTAATGGATAAAGCAAATGAGCTAGCAGAACAAAGTAAATTTAGATCTGCAGAGTGGTATTATCGTTTCATGATGAAACAAATCCCAGAAGATCCTTTTATTTATAATAATTATGCACTATTATTAGCAGATTTAGGTCGTTTTGATGAAGCTGAAGAGTTTTTCAAAAAAGCTCTTCTCGAAAATGAAGATTTAGGATCAGATGTTAGTGTTGAGTTTAATTATGCTAATTTATTATTTTTATTAGATCGTATTGAAGAAGCAGAATGGTTTTATGATAAGGCTCTGGTACAAGATCCTAATGATTTACCCGTATTAAATAACTATGTACTATTACTAATTAGAAAGGGTGAATTTTCCAAATCGGAATCTATTTTGAAGCGTATTTTGGCAATAAATCCTGCTGATATGGTAGCATTACAAACATACTCAAATTTATTAGTCAGAGATGGTAAATTTGAAGAAGCTATTCATAATGCTCAGACATTAGTGAATAGTTATCCTGATTATGCACAAGCTTATTTTCAATTAGCATCTGTATTAGCAGAGTCAGATCGTTTGGAAGCTGCTGTAGAAATGTTACAAAAATCTTTGAGTTTAGATCCTAATAATATTGAATCTATTACTTTGCTTGCTGTTACATTTTCAGATATGGATAGGTACGAAGAGTCTCAAGCAATTTTTGAACAAGCATTAGTAGATAATGCTAATGATCCAATGTTACGATATCATTATGCTGCCATGCTTTTTGATTGGGGTAAAAATGATGATGCTCAATTATGGATTTCAGCACTGATAGAACAAGACCCAGATCATGGGGAAGCACTTAGTTTGTTAGGGAGTATTCTTAAAAATCAAGGGAAAATCTACGAAGCAAGAACTTTGTTTGAAAAATCTCTTGAAAAAGATCCGCTTAATCCTGATATTTGGTTACAAGCAGCATTATTTTTTCATGAGACTAGAGATTATATAGAATCTGATAAATGCTTTGTAGAGGCTTTGAAATTGTCACCTAAAGATAGCCAGATTGTTATAGAAAAAACAAAATGTGAAACGGAAAGATTTACATAA